One Scytonema millei VB511283 genomic window carries:
- the gmd gene encoding GDP-mannose 4,6-dehydratase encodes MQQQKRALITGITGQDGSYLSEFLLEQGYEVHGIIRRTSTFNTDRIDHIYEDPHQKGAQLFLHYGDLTDGTTLRRILEEVQPIEIYNLGSQSHVRVSFDSPEYTVDSVGMGTLRLLEAIRDYQHRTGIQVRFYQAGSSEMFGFVQEVPQKETTPFYPRSPYACAKVYAHWQTINYRESYGLFACNGILFNHESPRRGETFVTRKITRAIARIVAGKQKVLYLGNLDAKRDWGYAKDYVRAMWMMLQHPHANDYVIATGETHSVKEFLDLAFSYVNLDWQRYVEFDDRYLRPAEVDLLIGDATKAQQQLSWKPSVTFEQLVALMVEADLRAIGQTSPNCSDTYAIEDIATIRHEMISSHN; translated from the coding sequence ATGCAACAACAAAAACGCGCATTAATTACTGGCATCACAGGACAAGATGGCTCTTACCTCAGTGAGTTTTTGCTAGAGCAGGGCTATGAAGTGCATGGTATTATTCGTAGAACTTCTACATTTAATACTGACCGAATCGATCATATCTACGAAGATCCGCACCAAAAGGGAGCGCAGTTATTTTTGCACTATGGAGACTTAACTGATGGCACTACATTGCGTCGCATTTTAGAAGAAGTTCAACCAATAGAAATTTATAACTTAGGCTCTCAATCCCATGTGCGCGTGAGTTTTGACTCGCCAGAATATACTGTAGATTCGGTGGGAATGGGAACGCTACGCTTGTTGGAAGCGATTCGCGACTACCAGCACAGAACTGGAATTCAGGTGCGGTTCTACCAGGCAGGATCTTCAGAAATGTTTGGTTTCGTGCAGGAAGTGCCGCAAAAGGAAACTACACCATTTTATCCACGCAGTCCTTATGCCTGCGCTAAAGTTTACGCCCACTGGCAAACAATCAACTATCGCGAATCATATGGGCTATTTGCTTGTAACGGCATACTGTTTAACCACGAAAGCCCGCGACGAGGAGAAACTTTCGTCACTCGCAAGATTACACGCGCGATCGCTCGGATTGTCGCTGGCAAGCAAAAAGTCCTCTATTTGGGCAATCTTGATGCTAAAAGAGACTGGGGCTATGCCAAGGATTACGTCAGAGCCATGTGGATGATGTTACAGCATCCACACGCAAATGATTACGTCATTGCAACCGGTGAAACCCACTCGGTGAAGGAGTTCCTCGATCTCGCTTTTAGTTATGTCAATCTGGATTGGCAGCGTTACGTGGAATTTGACGATCGCTACCTCAGACCAGCGGAAGTAGACTTGTTGATCGGAGATGCTACCAAGGCGCAACAACAGTTGAGTTGGAAACCTTCAGTGACGTTTGAGCAACTCGTCGCCTTAATGGTAGAAGCCGATTTGAGAGCTATAGGTCAAACTTCACCTAACTGTAGTGATACGTATGCGATCGAGGATATTGCCACGATTCGGCATGAAATGATTTCTTCCCATAACTAA
- a CDS encoding NAD-dependent epimerase/dehydratase family protein, producing MVTQSRAVLVTGAAGFIGRYVSRYFLRQGWTVIGIDTSSVKHASLLNLSAYYQIHLPDMALGDLLQKHSPQVCIHCAGSASVNLSVTDPAKDFYANTGVTFELLNTLRLNAPDCRFIFLSSAAVYGNPQSLPVSESHSPLPVSPYGFHKWQCEQLCLEFTNVYGLPTASARIFSAYGPGLRRQVVWDIFQKIITQRSPTLQGTGRESRDFIHAIDIAAALFVIATTGSMQGEVYNIGSGREVTITELVSLVLDTLCYDCNPEFDGVVPIGVPLYWKADTTKLSALGFDPTVSLEQGISSFANWCRAELVGI from the coding sequence ATGGTTACTCAATCGAGAGCGGTTTTAGTAACAGGCGCTGCCGGCTTCATTGGTCGATACGTCTCCCGTTACTTTTTAAGGCAAGGTTGGACTGTTATCGGTATCGATACTTCTTCTGTTAAACATGCTTCCCTACTCAACTTATCAGCCTATTACCAAATTCATCTGCCAGATATGGCATTAGGCGATTTGTTACAAAAACACTCTCCTCAAGTTTGCATTCATTGTGCTGGTAGCGCCTCCGTTAATTTATCTGTTACAGATCCAGCTAAAGACTTCTACGCTAATACAGGAGTGACATTTGAGCTACTTAATACTTTGCGTCTTAATGCTCCAGATTGTCGGTTTATCTTTTTATCGAGTGCAGCAGTTTATGGAAATCCGCAGTCACTTCCTGTGAGTGAATCTCATTCTCCTCTGCCAGTTTCACCATACGGATTTCATAAATGGCAGTGCGAACAATTGTGTTTAGAGTTTACTAATGTTTATGGTTTACCAACTGCTAGCGCTAGAATTTTTTCAGCTTATGGTCCTGGTTTACGACGACAGGTAGTCTGGGATATTTTTCAAAAAATTATTACGCAAAGGTCGCCAACATTACAAGGAACGGGTCGAGAAAGCCGTGATTTTATTCATGCTATCGATATCGCTGCGGCTTTATTTGTTATTGCAACTACTGGCTCTATGCAGGGTGAAGTTTATAATATTGGTAGCGGTCGTGAGGTGACTATTACAGAGTTAGTAAGTCTAGTCCTAGATACACTATGCTACGACTGTAATCCAGAATTTGATGGAGTTGTACCCATAGGTGTACCGCTTTATTGGAAAGCAGATACAACAAAATTAAGTGCTTTAGGATTCGATCCAACTGTAAGTTTAGAACAGGGCATTAGCTCTTTTGCAAACTGGTGTCGCGCGGAGTTAGTAGGGATATGA